From the genome of Brassica oleracea var. oleracea cultivar TO1000 chromosome C4, BOL, whole genome shotgun sequence:
TGTGTTACTTATTATATTCTTTGCACCATAAATCCAAATCCTAAAACTAAATCCCCAAAAAAGCAAACCTAAACCCTAAATAAGCAACCCTAAACCCTAAACCCCAATTACTAAGTCAGCCGTAAATGATACAGGAACTCAGCCGTGAAGTATAACTTAATCTTGACGTTTGGCGGGAAAAAGAAAACTGAATCTTGGGAAATTTTAACTCACGACGTTTGACGTTCTATATAACTCTCTATATATTGTCCCCTCTCTTACACCATTTCTTACCCCTTTCTCCCTCTAGAAATAACCTAAACAATATCTATCTATCCCCATCAAAAGTTATGTCGATTGTTCTTGGTAATTCAGCGAGGTTAGAGAACACTGTCAATGCGATACTAAGCTCTGCAAATCCTGAAAACCTCCCTCTTCTATACCCTGGTCCGGGTGACTTGCTTGACACAATCAGCACTACCTGGTTCAAATTTATAAGTGATCTCTACCTCGTCATCCCGTCGATTCTTGCAGAAGGATGGGTTCATGATTGGCCGACATACTGCGCCATTCCCGATCATTTTAAGGAACACTGGTTTCTTCAACTCGCTATAAGGACGGGATATGTGTCCATATTAGATATATCAACAGTTTGTCCACTCTGTCTACATCGAGAACATGTGTGTTCTTTAACAACGGTTTTGTAATTTTTTTTGTTGTAGCGCAAAAACACATGGGATCGAAGGTATAATTCGACAGTTTGGACACATTTTAATCTTGTGGCCAGAACGCTATTTCGCTGCCAGATGCGCCATTTGAAGATCACTTGGGCAAAAGGAGGCGACAAGCCTCCGTGGATGCTAACTAGAGTTTGGCGTGATCTCGTCCACATGTTTGAAGAGTTTGGTCCTGACAATTTTGGTTTCTGACAGTGATGCCTTGTCTGTATTTTGAACCTGATATTTTCTGTTTCTGAATGTAATTCGACATGTCGAATTCGTATTTACTTTATATTATGTATTATAATTCAGCCGCAGTTGTTTTCTTAACTCAGCCACCATGTTTACATAACTCAGCAGTGAATGTTATGTAACTCAGCCAAAACTATAAGGTAACTCGGCTGTCAATGTAATATAACTCAGCCACAACGTACTAAGCTAACTCAGTCGTGAATGTACTAAGCAAACTCAGTCGTGAATGTTTATGTGAATGTACTAAGCAAACTCAGTCGTGAATGTACTAAGCAAACTCAGTCGTAAACGGCTGGCACGCATGTGTCGAGTAATTTACAATATCGAGACATTGAGTTTTTATATATTTAATACTTAAAAAGAAAAAAATGGTAAACGTTTCCGTTTCATGATGTCGTCTTCTTACTCACCCTAAAGTCGCACTAATGTCTGTATTTTGAACCTGATATTTTCTGTTTCTGAATGTAATTCGACATGTCGAATTCGTATTTACTTTATATTATGTATTATAATTCAGCCGTGGTTGTTTCCTTAACTCAGCCACAATGTTTACAAAACTCAGCCGTTAATGTTATGTAACTTAGCCACAACTTGAAGTTAACTCAGCCAAAACGAAGAAGGTAACTCAATTGTCAATGTAATATAACTCAGCCACTACGTACTAAGATAACTCAGTCGTGAATGTTTCTGTGAAGGATTATACCACAATGTAGATTATCACTCACCCATTTCATTATTAATGGGACGTTTCCGTTTGCTTGATTGGACTGAGTTGTCGACTAATTATCATGAGTTTTAAATAAACGGCTGGCACGCATGTGTCGAGTAATTTACAAAATCGAGACATTGAATTTTTATATATTTAATACTTAAAAAGGAAAAATGGTAAACATTGTCGTTTCATGATGTCGTCTTCTTACTCACCCTAAAGTCGCACTAATGTCTGTATTTTGAAATTGTTTTGAGGATAAAAATGTCTTCCTCATCCTGCGTTTCAGGAAATTCTTACAGACGACGTTTGAACTCGGGAAGAAGAACGTCGAAACAATGTTGGTGTGGTGAACCCTCTGAAATTTTTACATCTGCAAGCGCTACAAATCCAGGAAGATTGTACTACTGCTGCACTAAAGGATATAACAAGGTTCGTTTTGGTTCTTATTTCGCATGTTCTGTAACGTAATACTTAGATCTGGTTATATTGGTGAAAACAGAGACATTTATTCAAATGGGCGGAGGAGTGTTTGGTGGAAGAGGTTGAGGATATTAAGTCACTGATAAGTGGCATGAGCAAAGACATCTCCGAATTCAGAGTTAACGTTGCTCGGTTGGAGAAAGAGATTGAAGGAATGAAGATGGAATATGGGAGAAAAGGAGAAGAATGTATGAGTCAGGGTCGGTGTTTGAGGAATGTGGTTGTTTGTGGCGTTGGAATGGCGTTACTTTGCTACTACTACTATTGTGTGTAGTCAGTCATTTTTTGTAATTATAAGTCAGCCTATCTCTTATGTAATTCAGACTTAACGTATTAAATAACTCAGCCGTCATATAAAGCAGCCAAAAGAAAACTCAGCCGTAATTAAACCAAAAGATTCACAAAACATATTAATAACTCGGCCATATAAAGCAGTCAGATCTAACTCAGCGATAATTAAACTATAAAGCAACCAAAAGAAACAATAACCCAACCGTCAGTAAACAATAATTCAGCCATAATAAAACTATAAAGCAGCCAAAAGAAACAATAACTCAGCCGTCAATAAACAATAACTCCGCCGTATAAAACTATAAAGCAGCCAAAAGAAACAATAACTCAACTTTCATTACATCAATTTGTTGTTCGACATACATAATGGCATAGCAAAGAACATGAGAACATTACATCTTCACCACTTCCTTGTGTCCCTAAACAGGCTTATCGGTTCAAAATCACGTAAGAACATGCCTATCTCTTTGCTCCAGAAACATCGGTAACACATGTTGTCATCCTTAGTCACATCAATGTGCCACAAGCAGAGACATTGTCGGTCCACAGGATTTGCACATTGGCAACTGTAGAACGACGGAAGATAAGCTGATGTGAACATGGCCCTATTTTGGTGGAACTCGTCAGAATGCCACAAACCCTATCCTCATTTCACAGATCGCACTACTTTCTCGATCCTGTCAATTGTTTCTCTTGGAATACCAGCAAAATACTGCCCATCACACCAAAAGATTGCTCGAGTAATTATGTGTGTATACACAGCACGCTCATATCCTTCATTCACTGCAAGCTTCATGAAAGAAAGTCCTTCTTCCTGAAGGTTAGATGTGAAGAAAAATGTACACCTTTTATATAAAGTGTGCTTGGATTTCTCTCAACGTAGCAAGTTTTCAACAACTCAGCAGGCATATTGAGTCTCCAGGGAACGGATAATACATCGTAAAAATGGCATACACTACGCCGATCTGCTAACGCCTTCATCAACTTGCACGATGCTCTAAGGCCATAGAGATCCTGGAAGGAGTTACCAGCCACACGTTCAACCACCAATGCCTGAATTTCTTCAGGCATTTCAAGAATCGGAAAATATTCCATTTACTCGCAGAGGGGTGAAATTGATTTAGAGAGAGAGAGCAATTGTGTAAAACAATAGAGAGTTGAACATGTAATTGTTCGAGAAGTACCTTATTTATCAGCAACAAAACTGTTTTCGTATCGCGACGTGTTTTTTTTGGGCGAGAAGTTATTCCATAACCCAGCCGTAATGTATTTCATTCAGCTGATATTTTTAATCACTCAGCCGAAATTGACTTCGCGACGTTACGTATTTTAAGATATCAATAATTACGTAGGGGCTATTAAGTTATGTATGGACATTTCATTTTTCGATGTTTTCCTCAGCTGTAACTGGCTAATTATGCCGCCATTGTTTTGGCGTGTAAAAATACGTCTGAAACAAATACCAAGACATGAAAATCCAAAACTTAGCCGTAAGTCAAAAATATGAAAATCCAAAAACCACCCGTAATACAAAAACATGAAAATAAAACTCAGCCGTAATACAAAACTTGAAAATCAAAAACCCAGCTGTAATAGAAGAACAATAAAACCCAAAACCCAGCCGTATTACAAAAACACGAAAATCCCTACAACACTTGCTTACATCGGACAAGTTTTCGCATTATGTCCACTCTGTCTCTTTCCTAGGACGTTTGTTTGCATGTGCAACTTCTAAAGCAGATTTCATCCTATTTTTTTAGGTCTTCCTGGTTGTTGACGAATAGACGGGGGCAAACACGGTTGGTTAGCGACGATTCTGGAATAGGTTGCGCTGAGTCAACCGGCATGACCGATTCAGCGTATGCGCTCACCAACTAAGCGCTGTTATAGTAAGGACTGCACAAGGATATACGACAAACATTCATGTACTCCGCAGCTGCGATTGCGTGTACACATGGTAATTTCTCGCGTTCGAAACGCCGACATGTGCACTTTCGCTCTACCAAATTAACAACATTCAAAGACTTGCCAGAAGATCCATATTTAACTTCAGTGTGATGATCATTAATCCTTTTTACCGTCAAATCCCTTGCGTCAGTTACATGACCCTATTAAGAAAAATAGAATAAATGTGAAACGGCTGACTTATTACATATAAAGGCTGACTTGAGAACTCTAAAGGCTGACTTAATAACTATAAAGGCTGACTTATTTTTAGTGTTACGACTGACTTAATTACATGTAGTAGTTTCTCCACACCACGCGTAAGCGTCGTTGGCTGCTATCTGGCATCTTCTCTCCGTTCAGCAAACCATCTGGTCATCATAACACATATCGATTCTAATATTCGAACAATGTTAAGACCTCTAGCATTCGACAATGCTCTGTTCATTGATTCTGCTATGTTCGTAGTCATCAAATTGTACCTCTCTCCCTAGAAATGAACACGCGTCCACAGTCGTACATCAGCTTTTTGTAGGTAGCTGTGGAGTGCAGGATTAATCGCTTCAATCTCCTCGAAAATCGCAGTAAAGTCAGACATCCTAAAACATCTCGCCGCTTTCTTCACCATACAAAATACATATTTCCTTTGTACCGTCCCAATATTTTCTTATATAAATGGTAGGTGCATATTCTCCGAGCAGCTAATGGATACACATTTCTAATTGCTTTCCCTATCGAATTATGCCTATCCGAGATTATCGCAAGACCCTTGTCGTCAGGAATCAAAAGTTTTAGTTGCGTAAAAAACCAATGCCACGAATCATCATTTTCAGTGTCAACCACTGCAAAGGCTATTGGAAAAATCTGAAAGTTACCATCCTGAGCTAGTGCTGTGAGTAGTGTTCCTTTGTAGTTACCATTAAGAAACGTACCATCGACAACTACAACTTTGCGCATGAAAGGAAACCCATTTACGCTCGCACCAAACGCAAAGAACACATACATGAATCTTCCAAGCTCATCGATTTGAAGACGCGTAACTGTACTCGGATTTGCCCTTCTTATCATGTATAAGTAAGAAGGCAAGATTTCAAACCCACACTCAGGTGTTCCCTCATCGATTTCCCTTGCAAAGTTCAGCGTCCGGTGTGATTTCCAATAATCCATCTATCACATGAAAAAATGATACACATAACTCAGCCGCATCATTACATTAAGACAGCCACAACGTAAACATAACTCAGCTGCATCTAAAATTATAATAACCCAGCCGTATTGTAATAATATGTCAGCCGCTACGTTAATAACATATTACTCAGTCACAATGTTTACATAACTCAGCCACAACAAAGTAATTACCTTTACACCAAACTGCTTAGTGATAGCTATTCCGACACTCGTAGGGCAAACGGCCGGACCAACGTCGCCGAGAAAGTTCTTGTACGACTCTCCTAAAATATCTGGTGTTGCTTGTCGAGATCGATTAGAACGCTCTGGGCAAGAACATGTATGATTCGAATCGTACATAGGAACATAAAACGCTGGGGATTCCCCTTAGGTTGAAGAACAAACTCTCCAGAGACATCCATCAACCCAATACTTAACAACGTATGATGTCGGGGTTGATGTTTCTACATCAAAATCAAATCGATGCCTCACTGTAAGAAGTTTCAGTCGTCTCTCGAAATCGTCTTTACTCTCGTATCGTTGCCTTACTTCAAGTTCTATCGACGACATCTCCAACTTTAGAACCTCCAGATTCCCTTTAGATCCGCTCGTTGAGAAGTTCTGATATCTCTTCTTGGGAGGTAGCGTTGGTGAATCTTCGTCTTCTGTAAGAGACTCACCGTATGAGCTGAAGTTATCATCTTCAGATGAAGCACCGTCCGAGTCGTCGAACATATCAAATCGGCTTTCAAATTCATCATCTTCTTCNNNNNNNNNNNNNNNNNNNNNNNNNNNNNNNNNNNNNNNNNNNNNNNNNNNNNNNNNNNNNNNNNAGAGCAGTCATTCTCATTGTCCTCTTGTTCCTTCTCCAAACTGCAACCATCGCAACTCCCACTGTAGTTTTCGTCTCTGGACTGAACTTCTGAAGCTTCTACTTCTGAGCAGTCATTCTCATTACTCTTCTCTCTTGCTCTTTCATCCTTGTTCTCCGTAATCTCCACACATAGACGTAGTTGTTCGATTTTCTTTAGGCTTAGAAAATCTTGCAATTGTCGAGTATTGGACACGTAAACTGGTGGAGTGTCGTGCACCATTGTTTTCAATGCTTTATTCGAGAACATGTAGCTAAGCTGAATATGATCCCTCAATTCATTCAATCCGTAATCATCGAGAATAGACTTTGCGAAATCTTCACGTGTTGTTTTCTCATCTAAATGAAGAACTCTACACCCTCTACTGTCGACTTGAATACATATATGTTTTTCTTAATCCAGTTACCGGAAACAATAACTACCAGATACATAACCAACTGAGAAAGATGAAGAAGATAGATAACTAAGATGAAGAAGAACATGGACAGTCCCATAAACCAAGTTGTAAATTTCGTTCGTTAGTGATGACATGGCAAATCCGAGTTGATGACAAGGCGGATTCCTTGTCTGTTTCTTGGATTTTTTTACAAAACTCAACCAAAAAGTTAACATTATCTCAGCCTTTAAGTAACAATAACTCGGCTGTCACGCATTTGATTAACTTAGCCATGTCGTATTTAAACGACACTCCAACAAAATAACTCATTCATTATGAAATTAAAACTCAACCGTAATTGAAGAGAACCCAGCCATAAACAAAAATCAGCCGTAATTAAAAGACAACCCAACCATAATGTAAAATATAAACCAGTCGTAATAATGTCATAGCAAAGAACATAAAAAGAGAAAAGATTCTGTTAGAATACATCTTCACCACTCCCTTGTGTCCCTAATCATGCTCATCGGTTCAAACTCATGGAAGAAGAGCCCCAACTTTTTGATCCAGAAACGGCGGTTACACATTTTGTCATCCTTACTGTTTTCAATGTACCACAAGACCCAATCTCGCTCCAAAACAGGAACACATTGGCAACTATAGAACGAAGGAACAACGGTTGAAATGAACTCGTCCCTCTTTTCCCGAAACTTGTCACCGTGCGATAAAACCCATGCCCATTTTAGAGATCAAACTAGTTTTCCGATCCTGTCAACTGATTCCCTTGTAAAACGAGAAAAATACTCCTCATCACCCCAAAAGATTTTTATAGTCATTGCGTATGTATACACAGAACGCTCATATCCTTCATCCGCTGCAAGCTTCATGAAAGCAAGTCTTTTTTTCTGAAGGTTAAATGTGAAGAAAAACTGTACACCCTTCATATAAAGTGTGCTTGGATTTCTCTCTGCGTAGCAAGTTTTAAACAACTCAGAAGACATATTGAGTCTCCTGGGAACGGATAACACATAGTAAAAATGGTTTACCCTGCTCCGCTCTGCTAACGCCTTCATCGACATGCACGATGCTCTTAGGCCATAGAGATCTGTGAAGGAGTTACCGGCCACACGTTCAACCACTAACGCCTGAATCTCTTCAGGCAATTCAAGTATCGGGAAATAATCCATTAATGTAACGTTAATATAACTAAGAAATGATATTTAAGATAACTCAGCCATGTTGGTTAATATAACATCGACGCCTTTATAGAGATCGAGACGGTAATACTTTATTATTTAACTCAAAATATAACTCAGCCGTTAATATTAACGGGACGGCTAAGTGTGGAAAATATGGTTCAGAATTAATATCGAGGCCTTTATAACATCGAGACGATAATACTTTAGTATTTAAAAACTGATTTAACAATGGGACGTTTCGTCTTTCTTGATTTGACCGTGTTGATATATTATGGCGCCTCAAAAGTGTAGAAAATACGGCCCAAAACTAATATCGAGGCCTTTATAACATGGAGACGATAATACTTTACCATTGACAAAGTTTGATAAGGCGGAAATTAACGATAACTCAAGCTTAATTAAATGATAACTCAGCCAATAAATTATCGATAACTCAGACATAATTAAATGATTAACACGGCCGTAAAATAACGATATCTCAGACATAATTAAACGATAACTCAGCCTTAAATTAACGATAACTTAGGCATAATTAAATGATAACTCAGCTGTAATTAAACAAAAACTCAGTCGTAACCATTACCATAAACCCATACATTAATATGTTGTTCTACATACATAATGGCATAGCAAAGAACAAAAAAAGATAGGTTTCTCATACGATGCATCTTCACCACTTCATTGTGTTCCTAATCAAACTAATTGGTTCAAAGTCACGGAAGAACAGCCCCACCTCTTTGATCCAGAAACAGCAGTCACACATGTTGTCATCCTTAGTGGTATCAATGTGCCACAACCAGGGACATTCTCGCCTCAAAAGAGGAGCACATTGGCAACTGCAGAACGACGGAACAACCGCTGAAATGAATTCGGCCCTCTTTGTGCGGAACGCGTCACCGTGCCACAAACCCCATCCCCATTTCACAGATCGCACTAATTTCCCGATCCTGATAACGTATTCCCTTGTAAAACGAGCAAAATACCCCTCATCATCATCCCAAAAGATTTTTCGAGTCATTGCGTGTGTATACACAGCACGCTCATATCCTGCATCTGCTGCAAGCTTCATGAGAGAAACTCCTTCTTCTTCAAGGTTTAATGTAAAGACAAACTGAACACCCTTTATACAAAGTGTGCTTGGATTTCTCTTAGCGTAGAAAGTTTTCAACAACTCAGCAGGCATATTGAGTCCCCAGAGAACGGATAACACATCGTAAAAATGGCATACCATACGCCGATTTGCTAACGCCTTCATCAACTTGCACGATGCTCTAAGGCCATAGAGATCTTGGAAGGAGTTACCGGCCACACGTTCAACCACCAACGCCTAAATTTCTTCAGGCATTTCAAGAATGGGGAAATATTCCGTTTGCTTTGAGAGTGGTGATAGAGAGTAATTGTGTAAAATAGAGATAGAGAGTAATTGTGTAAAATAGAGAGTTTAAAGTTGTACTGTTAGAGTAGACACATTATTTATAGGCAGAGAACGGTTATATTATCGCGACGTTTCGCTTTACGACTTTTTGTTTTTTGAGCGGGAATTTAATCCATAACTCATCCACTCAGCCGTAACACAAAACATTAAGAACAAAACTCAGCCGTGTCACAGAAACATAAGAAAC
Proteins encoded in this window:
- the LOC106338043 gene encoding uncharacterized protein LOC106338043; amino-acid sequence: MVHDTPPVYVSNTRQLQDFLSLKKIEQLRLCVEITENKDERAREKSNENDCSEVEASEVQSRDENYSGSCDGCKDDEFESRFDMFDDSDGASSEDDNFSSYGESLTEDEDSPTLPPKKRYQNFSTSGSKGNLEVLKLEMSSIELEVRQRYERESPAFYVPMYDSNHTCSCPERSNRSRQATPDILGESYKNFLGDVGPAVCPTSVGIAITKQFGVKMDYWKSHRTLNFAREIDEGTPECGFEILPSYLYMIRRANPSTVTRLQIDELGRFMYVFFAFGASVNGFPFMRKVVVVDGTFLNGNYKGTLLTALAQDGNFQIFPIAFAVVDTENDDSWHWFFTQLKLLIPDDKGLAIISDRHNSIGKAIRNVYPLAARRICTYHLYKKILGRYKGNMYFVW